The Flavobacterium galactosidilyticum nucleotide sequence GGCAGGCTATCTAAATGGATATGCTGATCCCGAATATATCGAACAATTACAACAAATTTCATTACCATTTTTAGGCGTGGGTAAATACCGTGGTTTTCCGGTTGAAGGGGATTCTATGCCACCGCATCAGGACGGCGATATTATTGTGGGTAGTTATGTAGAACGCTTAGGCGAAGTGCTAGATGGCAAAACATATATTTTGATTACTAGGAGCGAAGGGATGGTTTATAAACGACTCAATAAAAACAAGAAAAATGCTTTAGTTGTAGCATCTGACAATTATTTCTACCCGCCTTATGAAGTCAAAGCATCTGATATTTTAGAGATTTGGGAATACCAATGTAGTATTGCTCGAAGCGATAGGAAAACAGAAGCCTTAGAAAGTGATACGATCAAAAATATGTTTGTAGAATTAAAACGAGACATTAGTGAAGTGAAAAATAGTATTGGTTTAACTAATTAACTTGTTCGAAAGGTAAAGTGGCACAATTTTTAAGTTTACACCAAAACTTAAGTAATGAAAATAATTTAATCTGATATTTTGTCTCGCTGAGCGGAGTCGAAGCGTTACTACTTTTATGCCTTCGACTCCGCTCAGGCTAAGAGAAATAACACTTGAAGATAAATTCGTTTGCGATAACCTATTGATTATTTTATTCTAAATTATTTCTAAAATTAAAGTTGGAGAACTTTTTACTTTCAAAAGCAAACGAGGGTATAACTCAGTATTAAAAAAATGAAAAATCAGGAATACGCAATAGTAGATATTGAGACAACAGGCGGTAATGCAAGTCATAGCCGCATTACTGAAATCGCTATTATTATACATGACGGAACAAAAGTGATTGACCGCTGGGAAACACTTGTAAATCCACAAAAACATATACCACCAGCCATTTTTGCATTGACTGGTATTACTAATGAAATGGTTAGTGAAGCACCAGTTTTTGATGCTATTTCAGATAAAGTTTTTGAATTACTATCTGATCGTGTTTTTGTTGCTCATAATGTCAATTTTGATTACTCTTTTGTACGACATGAATTAGAAACTGCGGGTATTAAATGGACCGCTAAAAAATTGTGTACCGTACGAGCAGCACGAAAAATTAGACCAGGGATGCTTTCTTACAGTTTAGGCCGACTTTGTAAATCTTTAGATATTGATTTAGAAAACCGCCACCGTGCTGGAGGAGATGCCGATGCAACAGCAATTTTATTTACTAAATTGTTAGAATGGGATAGTGAAAAGGAAATGGACAAAATGATCAAGAAAACATCCCAAGATCAAAGACTTCCACCTAATCTCCCACGAGAGAATTTTGAGCAATTACCAGAAAAACCAGGCGTTTATTACTTTTATGACGAACATAAAAAAGTAGTTTATGTAGGTAAAGCGGTAAACTTAAAAAAACGTGTTGCCTCACATTTTGGCGGACATACCATCACACCACAAAGACAAAATTTCTTACGCGATATTCACGCTATTTCTTTTGAAGTTTGCGGCACAGAACTGATGGCTTTATTGCTAGAATGTACCGAAATAAAACAATTGTGGCCCATTTACAATAAAGCATTAAAAAAGTTTGAGCCCAAATATGGCTTCTTCGAATATGAAGCTAGAAATGGATATCGGTATTTAGCTATTGGTAAACTAGCCAAAAATCAAAACTGCATTGAAACTTTCGATACTATTTATGGCGGAATAAACTTACTGCAGGAATTAGCCGCAAAGTTCGAAATTGATTATCGCTTTTGTAAATACGGAAGTATGTCTGATGATGCATTCCCGACACAGAATGATACTGCGGATTTGCCTGAAATAGAACAGCACAATAGCCAAGTTCAAGCGGCAATCGATTCGTATTTGAATACGAGACAAAGCTTTGCTATTATTGATAAGGGAAGGACAAAAGACGAACGCAGTTGTATTTGGGTAGAAAAAGGACATTTTTACGGAATGGGTTATATAGATCTAGATCTAGCGATTAATAATGCATCAGAAGTGAAAGAATACCTAACTCCTTATAAAACGAATCAATACATAATGCAACTGATTTTTTCATTTGCACAGAAATATCCACGCACTGTTCATCTTCAAAAAGATGGTTTTATAGCCTTAGATGTGTAATGGGGTCAAAGTTCATAACTGTACTTTTATAAATTAAAATATCCCATTAAAGAACTCATCCTTTAATTAATTAGGATGAAAATTTATACAAAAGTGACACTAAACATTTTATTTCTTCGTAAATTAGCAATAGTTATACACTGGATTAATTAATTAATAGAAATTGCTATGAAAAAATTAGGTATTTTTTGTTTACTAGTAACTTGTATCGGATTACAAAGTTGTAAAAATGATAAAAGTGAAAAAACTCTACAGGTTAAAGAAGTTAAGGATGCAACAAGCACGGAATGTTACCGAGCAATTTACGAGCAGGATACGCTGAATTTGAAACTCCTTACTTTTAAAGATGGAGAAGTAAATGGTAATATGGAAATGGCAATTGCTAACATGCCAAAAAAAGTAGGAGAAATAGTTGGGGAATTTAAAGGCGATACTTTATTTGCGAGTTATACCTTTATTCAAGGAACCAACAAAGAAAAAACGTTTAAAAATCCAATGGCATTTTTAAAACGTGGTGACCAACTTATTTTGGGTAATGGACAAATACAAATAACAATGGGAGCTTCCCATTTCGTAAAAGGACAGCCTATTGACTTTGATAAAGTTAAATATAAATTTAGTCCTGTTGACTGCGTTGAAAAATAATAAAAGCTAAAGGGGAGAGGAATTTCCCCTTTTTTTATGTTCTTTTTTTAAGTTATTGTTGAGTAGTTATAATAATTTGAACTGGTTAGAGAATGTATTTTAAACTTGCATTGGTTCAAAATATGGTTGCCTAAAACATGATTTCTATCCAATTATCAAAGGTTCAACTTGTTCAGTTTTTAAGCTTGTGAATTGACTGAATTCTTCTATTGATACAAACTCAGTTTAAAGCTTGTTGAGCTCCTTACTTATTTTTTGTAATAATCTAATGCTTTGACGATAAATCTTTCCTGTAATGCATTGTATGTCCTTCGGGTAGATGCACAACCTCTTGTTTTCTGTTCTCATACTTATCTATGGATTTGATTGGGCTTTGATTTACTTGAAACTCCTATATGACCCGTCCTAAAATAACTATACAAGTTATTAAATTAATCCCGCCAATGACGTTAAAACAGAATTGTTGGGTTGTAGCTTATGTAACTTATCACATCGGAATTGTAAGGGCAAGTTCTTCCCGAAAAGCGTTAGAAAAGCTGAAAGATTTGGTTTATAAAGCTTTATAGCGCAATGAAGGCGTAGAAATAAGGATTCAATCTAAAAAAGTAGTGTTATGAATATAGTTCAAAGAGCAAAATCATTAACCCCAAAATTTTTCAAGGTTTTGAGAAGTATTGGATTGGCTTTGTTAAACATAAGCAGAAGTGTCATTGCAGCTCCATTTGTTTTACCAGTGGCAGTCGTGACTCTTGCAAGTTATTTGCCAGTTGCCGGTGGTATTGCACAATAGTTCCAGCAGAGAAATCTTTTCACGAACAAAAAAAACAGCGATTAAAACAATTTTTAAACGCCGTTTTCTAATGAAATAAAAAAGAAATTATAAAATCTCTTTTACAAACTCTCTAATTTTTCCAGTTCCATTCTCAGTTAAATGTTTGATGAATGCACTTCCAATAATTGCTCCCTTAGCATATTGTGTAGCTTGATTAAATGTTCCTTTATTGCTGATTCCGAAGCCTATAACTTGAGGGTTTTTTAGATTCATGTTGGCTATGCGTTTGAAATATTTAGCTTGTTCTGCACCAAAACCAGTTTGTGAACCTGTAACACTGGCGGAACTAACCATATAAATGAAACCATCAGAAACGCTGTCTATAAAGTTGATACGCTCAACTGAAGTTTGTGGTGTGATTAGGAATATATTCTTCAATCCGTATTTTTCAAAAGTGGCTTTATATTCATCAGCATAAACATTAACAGGAAGATCAGGTATGATTAAACCATCGATTCCTATTTCAGCACATTTTTTGCAGAAATTCTCGATTCCGTATTGTAGCATTGGATTAAAATAGCCCATTATTACTAGTGGAATAGAAACGGTTTTACGAATGTCTTTTAGTTGATCAAACAAAACTTGTGTGGTCATTCCGTTATGCAATGCTTGCGTCGAACTCGCCTGAATGGTAGGTCCATCCGCCAAAGGATCACTAAAAGGCAATCCTATTTCGATCATATCGACACCATTTTTTTCTAGATCCTGAATGATTTGTACGGTGTCGTTTAAGCTAGGATATCCTGCAGAGAAATAGATGGAAAATATCTTTTTTGTTTCTTGTAATTTTTGATTTATTCTGTTCATTGCTTATTTATTGTTCCATCTACTAGTTTTTAGAACTTGTACATGGTTTATCTTGTATTATTTTATTAATCGGTTTTACTTAAATTGCGGCACTGTAAGCCCAAGCTTTTTGGTTGGATTGCAAGTGTACTTCCACGCGTCTGTAATGCAGCCCTTCGTACCGATCTACTTGATTCAGTTCTTGTTTTGTGACTTCATATAACATGCCTGAAATGGTATCTTCTGTTTTATTAGTTTCGTTAATAATAGGATAGTGTACTAATCCAAATTCCTCTTCAATTTGGATTTCTTTAAGTATATAGCCTACTAATGTTTCTGGAGTTCCTTCTAGAATACGACCAAAAAGATCTTTTTGATGGTCTTCATTTTTTAGACTGGCGTATGCGAATAATTTTTCCATAGTTTTTATTTTTGAAAATGTAACGTCAATTTTATTTGGTTTTGGTTTGTTTGCATT carries:
- a CDS encoding XRE family transcriptional regulator; this translates as MSLFSDNIRALRVKHKISQEKVAESLMITRGRYVKYEDGTSEAPYEILKKMAQYYQISIDLLLSVDVRKIEVSDLLKLENNRLILPIQVDQMGENRIEVVTQTVKAGYLNGYADPEYIEQLQQISLPFLGVGKYRGFPVEGDSMPPHQDGDIIVGSYVERLGEVLDGKTYILITRSEGMVYKRLNKNKKNALVVASDNYFYPPYEVKASDILEIWEYQCSIARSDRKTEALESDTIKNMFVELKRDISEVKNSIGLTN
- the trpA gene encoding tryptophan synthase subunit alpha, producing the protein MNRINQKLQETKKIFSIYFSAGYPSLNDTVQIIQDLEKNGVDMIEIGLPFSDPLADGPTIQASSTQALHNGMTTQVLFDQLKDIRKTVSIPLVIMGYFNPMLQYGIENFCKKCAEIGIDGLIIPDLPVNVYADEYKATFEKYGLKNIFLITPQTSVERINFIDSVSDGFIYMVSSASVTGSQTGFGAEQAKYFKRIANMNLKNPQVIGFGISNKGTFNQATQYAKGAIIGSAFIKHLTENGTGKIREFVKEIL
- a CDS encoding gamma-glutamylcyclotransferase family protein; protein product: MEKLFAYASLKNEDHQKDLFGRILEGTPETLVGYILKEIQIEEEFGLVHYPIINETNKTEDTISGMLYEVTKQELNQVDRYEGLHYRRVEVHLQSNQKAWAYSAAI
- a CDS encoding exonuclease domain-containing protein — its product is MKNQEYAIVDIETTGGNASHSRITEIAIIIHDGTKVIDRWETLVNPQKHIPPAIFALTGITNEMVSEAPVFDAISDKVFELLSDRVFVAHNVNFDYSFVRHELETAGIKWTAKKLCTVRAARKIRPGMLSYSLGRLCKSLDIDLENRHRAGGDADATAILFTKLLEWDSEKEMDKMIKKTSQDQRLPPNLPRENFEQLPEKPGVYYFYDEHKKVVYVGKAVNLKKRVASHFGGHTITPQRQNFLRDIHAISFEVCGTELMALLLECTEIKQLWPIYNKALKKFEPKYGFFEYEARNGYRYLAIGKLAKNQNCIETFDTIYGGINLLQELAAKFEIDYRFCKYGSMSDDAFPTQNDTADLPEIEQHNSQVQAAIDSYLNTRQSFAIIDKGRTKDERSCIWVEKGHFYGMGYIDLDLAINNASEVKEYLTPYKTNQYIMQLIFSFAQKYPRTVHLQKDGFIALDV